A portion of the Oxynema aestuarii AP17 genome contains these proteins:
- the hetZ gene encoding heterocyst differentiation protein HetZ → MAEIERGVEDIFELLFTELQQSTRASEANCREVSGRIAAEVERICQQSKRIQASGEVRTWAIALSRHRLQQCLNYYKLGSQAGRIDLHSTLSAIVYRYITPPQVQSSYQARLNLIEDFLQGFYLEALNAFRREAQLEATFSPSTLLELAEYMAFTERYGKRRIPLPGGRSQQLIVLRAQTFSQQQPPETIVDMEQAAEGASLDSDRTWNDSSVQQVREAMVDPDSLSAEDSLRETVIQELMTYLQNRDQQDCADYFALRLQDLPTAEIEAILGLTPRERDYLQQRFKYHLIRFALSHRWELVHEWLEADLDHNLGLSPSQWQTFQQKIGPEQVKLLELKQQNLPEAQIAQALGCTLNQVQKRWFKLLEVAWEIRNH, encoded by the coding sequence ATGGCGGAGATCGAGAGGGGCGTGGAAGATATTTTTGAGCTGCTATTTACAGAACTCCAACAGTCTACACGAGCGTCAGAGGCGAATTGCCGGGAGGTGAGCGGGCGCATTGCCGCCGAAGTCGAGCGAATTTGCCAGCAGAGCAAGCGCATTCAAGCGTCCGGGGAAGTTCGTACCTGGGCGATCGCCCTATCCAGACATCGCCTCCAGCAGTGTTTGAACTACTACAAACTCGGCTCCCAAGCCGGGCGCATCGATTTACACAGCACCCTCAGTGCAATTGTCTACCGTTACATCACCCCTCCCCAAGTTCAATCGAGCTACCAAGCCCGCTTGAACCTGATTGAAGATTTTTTACAAGGATTTTATCTCGAAGCCCTCAACGCCTTTCGGCGCGAAGCCCAACTCGAAGCCACCTTTTCCCCCTCGACCTTACTCGAACTGGCCGAATACATGGCCTTTACCGAACGCTACGGCAAACGGCGGATCCCCTTACCCGGGGGACGCTCCCAACAGCTCATCGTCCTGCGGGCTCAGACCTTTTCCCAACAACAACCGCCCGAAACGATCGTCGATATGGAGCAAGCCGCCGAGGGCGCCAGCCTCGATTCCGATCGCACCTGGAACGACTCCTCCGTGCAGCAAGTGCGCGAAGCGATGGTCGATCCCGATTCCCTCAGTGCCGAAGATTCCCTGCGCGAAACCGTCATTCAAGAACTGATGACCTACCTGCAAAATCGCGACCAGCAAGATTGCGCCGACTACTTCGCTTTAAGATTGCAAGACTTGCCCACCGCAGAAATCGAAGCAATCCTCGGCTTGACCCCGAGAGAACGAGATTACTTGCAACAACGATTCAAATACCACTTGATCCGCTTTGCCCTTTCCCATCGGTGGGAACTCGTCCACGAGTGGCTCGAAGCCGACTTAGACCATAACCTCGGCCTCAGTCCCAGTCAATGGCAGACATTTCAACAAAAAATCGGTCCCGAACAAGTCAAACTGCTCGAACTCAAACAACAAAACTTACCCGAAGCGCAAATCGCCCAAGCCCTCGGGTGTACCCTCAACCAAGTTCAAAAACGCTGGTTTAAACTGCTTGAGGTAGCCTGGGAAATTAGAAACCATTAA
- a CDS encoding transglutaminase TgpA family protein: MSHSSGIWHLFDFRGVRRLRQKLAALPPPVPEHSIALRVLVQTLVIVGIIATDIAAQTQMSLWAIPLSILGAVWSWYRRDKPDIPVKFVLAIAMLLVLGAFFNRLIRELNDTRVVLAELLIRIQIIHSFDIPRRKDLGYSMVIGLILLGVAGTLSQTLAFAPLLFIFLALALPTLVLDYRSRLGLTPLSRRGESRSKPRQTLWQRLSRDLSPKRLGVFLLVTVSLGLLVFALLPRFPGYQLQTFPVSSEIEFEGEFDGRSIVNPGYARNGRGDGEDLGEGEGGDEPGEMDSTFYYGFNSRINQNLRGQMEPKVVMRVRSQAPGFWRVLAFDRYTGKGWEISRNDDVRTLDRPGWSYQFLIPRDARSAGTGLAEISRVVQSYTVVSDLPNIIPALLEPRALYFPTREVALDPEGSLRSPLGLLEGLTYTVISEVPHRDRTALGNAPKNYPPSIRDYYLDVPASIRDRVRQLAQEILQTSPNPLDNPYEQTLYLAQYLKQNYSIPTDPFGLPFFDENEDLVESFLFEQQGGYPDHFSTVLTVMLRSIGIPARLAVGFGPGEFNPFTGLYVVRNTDAYAITEVCFPQYGWFGFDPIPGHELIPPSVEEYEPFGVLQMFWKWVAGWLPSPVTGLIQTVVSAAIGGILRFAAWLLRLFGRGWFGVVSGLVVFLSFGLLGWLGWKGWKWWHYRRFLAKLPPLESIYRQMVDTLAREGYPKNPAQTPFEYARQLPPHYPEERAAAIAEISQAYVRWRYGGRQENCDRLSQVLKRLQRLQKGDRPSAR, encoded by the coding sequence ATGTCTCACTCATCAGGGATTTGGCATCTGTTCGACTTTCGAGGCGTTCGCCGTCTGCGACAGAAGCTCGCCGCCTTGCCGCCTCCGGTTCCGGAACACTCGATCGCCTTGCGCGTTCTCGTCCAAACCCTCGTCATTGTCGGCATTATCGCCACGGACATCGCCGCTCAAACCCAAATGAGCCTCTGGGCGATTCCCCTGAGTATTCTCGGGGCGGTCTGGAGTTGGTACCGACGCGACAAACCCGATATTCCCGTCAAATTCGTCCTCGCAATCGCCATGTTGCTCGTGTTGGGGGCGTTTTTTAATCGCCTGATTCGCGAACTCAACGACACGCGAGTCGTTTTAGCCGAACTACTGATTCGGATCCAAATTATCCATAGTTTCGACATTCCCCGACGCAAAGATTTAGGCTACTCGATGGTCATCGGCCTGATTTTACTCGGCGTCGCGGGAACTTTGAGCCAAACCCTCGCATTTGCGCCGTTACTCTTCATCTTTTTAGCCCTCGCCCTGCCGACTTTAGTCCTCGACTATCGCTCGCGCCTCGGGTTGACCCCCTTATCCCGGCGAGGGGAAAGCCGCTCTAAACCTCGCCAAACCCTTTGGCAACGCTTGAGTCGGGATCTGTCTCCCAAACGCTTGGGCGTCTTTTTATTGGTAACCGTCAGCTTGGGGTTGCTCGTGTTCGCCCTGTTGCCCCGCTTTCCGGGTTACCAACTGCAAACCTTTCCCGTGAGCTCCGAAATCGAATTTGAAGGAGAGTTCGACGGTCGCAGCATTGTCAATCCCGGTTACGCCCGCAACGGTCGCGGCGATGGGGAAGACCTCGGGGAAGGTGAAGGCGGCGACGAACCCGGGGAAATGGATTCGACGTTTTACTACGGCTTCAATTCCCGGATCAATCAGAACCTGCGCGGTCAGATGGAACCGAAGGTGGTGATGCGGGTGCGATCGCAGGCTCCCGGATTTTGGCGGGTTTTAGCTTTCGACCGCTACACCGGAAAAGGATGGGAAATTTCCCGCAACGACGATGTTAGAACCCTCGATCGTCCGGGCTGGTCTTACCAATTTCTCATCCCCCGAGACGCTCGCAGTGCGGGGACTGGACTGGCGGAAATAAGCCGGGTGGTGCAGAGTTACACGGTTGTTTCTGACTTACCCAATATCATTCCGGCGCTGTTAGAACCGCGCGCCTTATATTTCCCGACGCGAGAAGTGGCGCTCGATCCGGAAGGCAGTTTGCGATCGCCTCTGGGACTGCTCGAAGGACTGACCTACACGGTGATTTCCGAAGTCCCTCACCGCGATCGCACTGCGTTAGGTAACGCCCCGAAAAATTATCCGCCGAGTATTCGCGACTATTATCTCGACGTTCCGGCGTCGATTCGCGATCGTGTGCGCCAATTGGCACAAGAGATTTTACAAACCTCTCCCAATCCTTTAGATAACCCTTACGAACAAACCCTCTATCTCGCCCAATATCTCAAACAAAATTATTCCATTCCCACCGACCCGTTTGGCTTGCCCTTTTTTGATGAAAATGAGGATTTAGTCGAAAGTTTCCTGTTCGAGCAACAAGGCGGTTACCCGGATCATTTTTCGACGGTCTTGACTGTGATGCTACGCTCGATCGGAATTCCGGCCCGTCTCGCCGTCGGTTTCGGTCCGGGAGAGTTCAATCCCTTTACCGGACTCTACGTGGTTCGCAATACCGACGCTTACGCCATCACCGAAGTCTGCTTTCCTCAATACGGCTGGTTTGGCTTCGATCCGATTCCCGGTCACGAGTTAATCCCCCCCTCGGTGGAAGAATACGAACCCTTTGGCGTCTTGCAGATGTTCTGGAAATGGGTAGCGGGGTGGTTACCTTCCCCCGTGACGGGTTTGATTCAAACCGTGGTTTCCGCAGCGATTGGCGGGATATTGCGTTTTGCGGCGTGGTTGTTGCGCCTGTTCGGTCGCGGTTGGTTTGGGGTGGTTTCCGGGTTGGTGGTCTTTTTAAGCTTTGGGTTGCTCGGTTGGCTTGGTTGGAAGGGCTGGAAATGGTGGCACTACCGTCGTTTTCTGGCTAAATTACCGCCGTTGGAGTCGATCTACCGTCAGATGGTGGATACTTTGGCCCGGGAGGGGTATCCCAAGAATCCGGCTCAAACGCCGTTCGAGTACGCCCGCCAGTTGCCGCCTCATTATCCGGAGGAGCGTGCGGCGGCGATCGCGGAAATTTCGCAAGCTTACGTGCGCTGGCGCTATGGCGGACGCCAGGAAAATTGCGATCGCCTTTCCCAGGTTTTGAAACGCTTGCAACGACTCCAGAAAGGCGATCGCCCCTCGGCGCGGTAA
- a CDS encoding GAF domain-containing protein, with product MASADRFSVSSNSASGPSHHSQQGDNWLEALGAPLAFTHDREGYYRAFYWERASECELDPQTLIGTRIDEQFQPVAIVPYGDRVRRVLSSGVPERFSYPFRYRDCYFLFDLTIAAIPDSDSEGQQVLVMGRTIPGVLSQCELPTNENPNNSHLLASGLNLHQKLLAEIVGSLRRTLPPGSELYQKLLAQMSRQIRRTLDLNTIARQTVKGLAEALGVSRCFICLYNSARNCVQVTAEYCPGDRPSLLGWDFLLEDYPDWQRALDSSDAIAVETLILPGCAPQAALIFATRYQDRPNALVCLCQEAIADGERQPDPDPEPDRTWGAAEIEFVRELGEQVGTAIAHATLYQELEQAREQAEAASKLKSQFLANTSHELRTPLNGMIGFLKLIMEGMAEDEEEEKQFIEEAYRSALHLLNLINDILDIAKIEAGKMHLDLNPVNLGELVSTVENHTRALVQQKNLTLQIQLPETEDEILLYGNYQRLLQVMLNIVGNAIKFTHEGGIEIRATIVKNKVEVRGLELPGVVQISVTDTGIGVSLDKQDKLFQSFSQVDSDRTRQYGGTGLGLAISQKLIEAMGGLVNFYSLGEGLGSTVTFVVPLYQEPAIVSLGSPDSLDLLS from the coding sequence ATGGCATCTGCCGATCGCTTTTCCGTTTCTAGTAATTCTGCGTCTGGGCCATCCCATCACTCGCAACAAGGGGATAACTGGTTAGAAGCCCTCGGCGCCCCCTTAGCCTTCACCCACGATCGCGAAGGTTATTACCGTGCATTTTATTGGGAAAGGGCCAGCGAGTGCGAACTCGACCCTCAGACCCTGATCGGAACCCGCATCGACGAACAGTTCCAACCCGTGGCGATCGTCCCCTACGGCGATCGCGTCAGGCGCGTCCTGTCCTCCGGGGTTCCCGAACGCTTCAGCTACCCCTTTCGCTATCGGGATTGCTACTTTCTTTTCGACCTAACGATCGCCGCCATACCCGATTCCGACTCCGAAGGTCAGCAAGTCTTGGTGATGGGACGAACGATTCCCGGTGTCCTGAGCCAGTGCGAACTCCCCACCAACGAGAATCCGAACAATAGTCACCTGCTTGCCTCCGGGTTAAACCTCCATCAAAAATTACTTGCCGAGATCGTTGGCAGTTTGCGCCGTACCCTCCCCCCGGGATCGGAACTGTATCAAAAACTGCTCGCCCAAATGTCGCGGCAAATTCGGCGAACCCTCGATTTGAATACGATCGCCCGACAAACCGTTAAAGGGTTAGCCGAAGCTCTCGGAGTCAGCCGTTGCTTCATTTGTCTTTACAATAGCGCCAGAAACTGCGTGCAGGTCACTGCCGAATATTGTCCCGGCGATCGCCCGTCCCTCCTCGGTTGGGACTTCCTCCTCGAAGACTATCCAGACTGGCAACGCGCTTTAGACTCCTCGGACGCGATCGCCGTCGAAACCCTGATTTTACCCGGGTGCGCCCCTCAAGCGGCGCTGATCTTCGCCACCCGCTATCAAGATCGTCCGAATGCATTAGTGTGTTTGTGTCAGGAAGCGATCGCAGATGGCGAACGCCAGCCCGATCCCGACCCGGAACCCGATCGCACCTGGGGCGCCGCCGAAATCGAATTTGTCCGAGAACTCGGCGAACAAGTGGGAACGGCGATCGCCCACGCCACCTTATATCAAGAATTAGAACAAGCGCGGGAACAAGCCGAAGCCGCCTCCAAACTCAAAAGCCAATTTTTAGCCAATACCTCTCACGAATTACGAACCCCTCTCAACGGCATGATCGGCTTTTTAAAACTGATTATGGAAGGCATGGCCGAAGATGAAGAAGAAGAAAAACAGTTTATTGAAGAAGCCTATCGTTCCGCCTTACACCTGCTCAATTTAATTAACGATATTTTAGATATCGCCAAAATTGAAGCAGGTAAAATGCACTTGGATCTCAATCCAGTCAATCTCGGCGAACTGGTGAGCACCGTCGAAAACCATACCCGCGCTTTAGTCCAACAGAAAAATCTAACCTTACAAATTCAACTTCCCGAAACAGAAGATGAAATTTTGCTTTACGGCAATTATCAGCGCTTGTTACAAGTAATGTTAAATATTGTCGGAAACGCAATTAAATTTACCCACGAAGGGGGAATCGAAATTCGCGCGACGATTGTTAAAAATAAAGTCGAAGTCCGGGGTTTGGAATTGCCCGGTGTGGTGCAGATTTCCGTTACGGATACGGGAATTGGCGTTTCTTTAGACAAGCAAGACAAACTCTTTCAATCGTTTTCGCAAGTCGATAGCGATCGCACCCGACAGTATGGCGGGACGGGATTGGGATTGGCAATTTCACAGAAACTGATCGAGGCGATGGGAGGTCTAGTGAATTTTTACAGTCTCGGGGAAGGACTCGGTTCCACGGTGACCTTTGTCGTCCCGCTTTATCAAGAACCCGCGATCGTGTCCCTCGGATCTCCAGATTCCCTCGATTTATTGAGTTGA
- a CDS encoding type II toxin-antitoxin system CcdA family antitoxin: MNDQVVHSDRKEKVEVSIHLDAELLEQIQHLTNDPSKVIETAVRQWLRGERSRDNDLSRNLLRNPPVPPRGEWND; this comes from the coding sequence ATGAATGACCAGGTCGTGCATTCCGATCGGAAAGAAAAAGTAGAAGTTTCTATTCATTTAGATGCCGAACTACTCGAACAAATCCAACATTTAACCAACGATCCGAGCAAAGTCATTGAAACTGCTGTAAGGCAGTGGTTGCGTGGCGAACGCAGTAGAGACAACGACTTGAGTCGAAACTTATTAAGAAATCCTCCCGTTCCCCCACGGGGCGAATGGAATGATTAG